The Cydia amplana chromosome 1, ilCydAmpl1.1, whole genome shotgun sequence DNA segment tttaatcatacacAGTCATACTTATTTTACACGCGCACAAATCccgttatttaaaattaatgtttcTTGTCAGGTTTTTTGTTAACGACGTTATTCTTAACATCCCCAATCATGAAATTGCCAGGCaggttatgaaataaatgttgCATGAACTCCAACAGAATGTCCTCAATTGTCTTGGTCAGAATAGGTCGTAAAGATTCAGATACTGGCCGCCAATTAGCGTTAAGATAGGAGTTCGTACTATCCTctgtaaaaaagaaaaataaatacaaatttccatatatatattatgttcctATGCTcacattcaataaaataaaacctagcCAACTATCGTTACTCTGTGCCGTCACAACTTCACAAGAAATCCTTGAAATATTCGCAAATAACAAATGATTGTCGTCGCTTTTCAACGTCTCAACGTTGCAATTTTGCAACACTGTAACACCAGGATGGCATGAAACAAAGAAGCTTGAAGCAAAGTTTATTgataacagcgccatctatacgTTACTGTAGGAAAATGGAagtagtttttctactccccaacagatgtcgcttttaATGCATACCGACTATCATTGACTATATTATTCTAGCCTTCTAGCGAACTTTTGACCCCCCTATCTCAGTAAAGGTGATAAGTAACCGTCTTACCTAAAGATTTAATGCcatcaaataaattattcatcCGCAAACTCATACCGCCAATGTTGTATTTTACATGTGCAGCCGTGACGTTAAAAAATACAAAGCCATCCTTGTCGTAAGTTTTGACGTCGCTGACAATGTCAATTGTCATGTTCGCTGAAAAAATTAGATAAAGTAGAGTTataccagtgccctgtttatcaaaagcttgtaacttgtaatacaatccacttgtatacttcgtttttttagcattataaataggtaaacaatcttaatgtgtcttttaattgattgacacattttaaaaataagttacggtaaatatgtaacaattatgaatctaatacgttcttttatagtcttctgctttcataagtaatagttattgatttttaaaaagtgtttttcaattaaaagacatgtcaaaatcgcttaccttctttcaagttctttctaatgctaaaaaaacgaactatagtccctttttgacagcttttgttagaaagggacttccactacactacaagttacaagcttttgataaacagggcacaggggTCCGTTTCccaaaatcttgtaacttgtaatacaagcggatgtcactgtttgacatattttgttagaaagtgacttccacttgtatattacaactattacaagttacaagcttttgagaaacgggccccagggcttagttggcagcgattttgatagcccagtcTGTGCAagggttattttaaacgtcaaacttctatcaAATTATGTCGCCGTTGAATATGCATGGCATTAAATTTGCAATGACGAAGTGTGGAAATGATATCATAATTATTAGGGTCAAATTTctgtgaaaatatgacgtttataatcaCACAACCACACTTTTTTATAATGAGTTTTGTgatcaagtcggtgcaaagtcaGCTTAGTTAGACGTACTCTATgaacttttatttaaataaaatgggagTGTAGAGGCATTTGAACTCACGTTTATAATATAGGCAGGGAATTTATGAACTTACTTGGTTCAAACCAGCAGCGTCCGCGTCCAACCAAGGGTATCAATAAAATCTTTCCTTTGAGATCATAAGTGCCCTCTATCCTGATATTTGGGACTCTTACTCTAGTATAAAAGTCGTATGTTTTACCATCCACTCTGAAAGAAATACACAAAACATCCGTGAACCAAAAttgtgaaacacaaaattgcaATGGAGAAatagaagtaggtaggtaggatttttaaaaactttacaGATTTGCActgtaactttttatttatatttttgatgtggatcacaattattatttttgttcaaTCCCTTTCCGACCAACCGACTCGACTTGCGCGTCACTCACTAGACTCAGTCGATCAAACAGTCGCGTACGGTACTAGGAGTAAATAAAATCAAGGTGATGTCTCACTGGCTCAATAAAACATCTGTTTGGCCGAATCCGGTCACAGTGACGTTATCCAGTGCAGCATTGACGTTAACTGGTCCATCACCTTGCAAAATTCTTATTTTCGGAATTTTCAACGGATCCAGAGGCTCCAACCCTATTTCTGGAAGCCCtaaaaattcaaataattaaaataagtacctgTTGTTactctaaataataaaaatacctacctaccagaCTGTATTTTAAATTATCATGATTTGTGATGCTGATTATTTGAAGTAGATTCTTAGTTAAACACGCTGTTTTTTAAAGTCCATTAATTTCAAGGCTCCATTCTTGAAACCGGTATTCTAAATACCTCCATTTTGGAGATAATTTTGTACCCTGGCTCAGGGCCTGTTTACATATTAATTAGTGTTTAGTATGAGTTTATACATTTGCAGTTTGCTACTAAACGCAAGTATTATGTCGGACGATCGATATTCGAAATGTCATTGATATGTCATAGTTTTCAATTGTTCGGTGGATTTAAATATAATGTCCgttatgaagaaaataaaataaaataatatttttaaaaaatgaACTATGTCATTCAGTTTCCTTAATACCCCGAAATTAATGgagttaaaaaaaaccggccaagtgcgagtcggactcgcgcacggagggatccgcaccatcaaaaaaaaaacaagcaaaaaaacggtcacccatccaagtactgaccccgcccgacgttgcttaacttcggtcaaaaatcacgtttgttgtatgggagccccacttaaatctttatttgattctgtttttagtatttgttgttatagcggcaacagaaatacatcatctgtgaaaatttcaactgtctagctatcacggttcgtgagatacagcctggtgacagacggacggacggacggacggacggacggacggacggacagcggagtcttagtaatagggtcccgtttttaccctttgggtacggaaccctaaaaaccgtgtATTTATATTcaactgctttcgtgttaaaatacggCACggttaaccggtcaactaatttatcgaatttgggtagtttaaaaaaatagaaatggctactaaaattaatagtttggcaacaaaaacggagccttaaaatatgtcaatatgagttgtatttttttaatgccgttacagcttttgattatttttaggcatgtaccaagtatttatttggcaactgaattaatatattggagaccatttatgaagcacgttttaaaaagaaaacggctatctattaattaaaaaatgaagttcttttaaaatcttTTGTTTGGTCAtcacacggtcaacctaacacgctcctcctcgcttcgctcgtcgtcgcacctatctgttgactctagcagaacacagtggtaactattgaaattagtaattaaaaatttaaagatctaatggtataatggccattaggcgtttcatgattagaaatttcgactataagtttactgaccattgcgtattggtaaattaatttgaggtgttttgtgtaaaaagtgaccaatattcattaaatttaactgctttcgtgttaaaatactacctagctgaaacgatatgctcagttatgattagttgattacttaggcaCACCTaaggttttagttttataaaaatTTGTTCACAaacaaattttatgatcgctttacaatattagttgccaatttattattttagacgccaacttatcactttaagttccctatattttttttggtggcttgattttgctgccagtttttttaataatatgatgcttatatatgaggctaaaatatttttttggcgccaaaatattaatgcacagccaaattatattattatatacccaatgaaagttcctgtttaatattttagttgcccggttaataataagcctttaTATTATGCACAGTCATTTAGAGTTTTAACAATACTGTCATCGTCAAATAACGATACCGAAACATCGTGAACACAGTAGTTAAGAAATACCTAGCTTTCGCATTCCGCTAGTAGCAACCAAGTATGAACAAGTAAGACATGTCGTAATGAGGCTATGTGACTAACCCAGTGGGTCGTAGATTTACCTCAAAGCTATGTACCCTATGTTAGCTTACTGAACAACTTACTGccataagaaataaataataatatgtaaatataatatacaataacaAGCAATCCATATAATTTTCATCAACCGGTATATTGAAAAGTTTTTAGGTTAACcggtaaatataataaaattttaattataaaataaattattgatgagTAGTTAAGTAGGTGAATTATTTTACCAATGCAGCATGTTTTTGTTTGTTGTGAAGTGGTATACATACCTCTATTATAAACATTATCACATTACTTTTCTGCAGAATCCGCtaaaaccttggaggatataatcaaacggagacgccatgtctgtaattttctgtacaaaacagtctgccgattttcgcgggggaggggaacgtcaaatgtatgcgtaacgtaaaaatagtcatgtcagataaacgtcagtccatacattgtgtttgaccgttggccgcctattttcgacagaggggaaagcccgttaatggctactccgtttagttgtatcctccaaggctaaAACATCATAATTTACAAACCGGATTAACATTGGTTAAATAAAACACGAATGAGGGAATCAATACACAGGATCGCAGAGTTCAAGAAGAGTAATCGGGTCCCACAAAACTCGAGTGCAGTAGCTTGCGCGCAGCACAGTTGTGCAATGGCGGCCAACCAGGCGCACAGAGCACGCCAGCATATTGCACGTGAAATACTAGCAATAGCtgcattttgaaataattatgtaggtacttgtaaaatTATGGCtattatttggggcattatctatgaaaagggaccttattgtcgatggcgcttacgccgcacagcgccgcgcggcattgtatttatatcggagcatcgttaataatggcgtaagcgccatcgacaataagatcccttttcatagataacgtcacatttattctAAAACTAAACCCGTAAAACCTCTCTTAGAATTTCAGTTACACcctaataaaattacaatttggATACGGGTAGGGTTTCGTTTTTTGTTAGGTATAGTATGTTTGtatgactgctacataatgataACCATTAAAAGACGatgtgggtttatgaaacgagctgaAAGCGAGCGCATATGATACTGCCTCCATTGATCACACACTCAATAAAACGTCATATCGACTGATACTGACGTGATAGCAAtgaggtcaaatcaaattcctttgtttttcagagatagatgttcgaaatttgaatattgTGTTGAATACAAGaataacattttcacagat contains these protein-coding regions:
- the LOC134649437 gene encoding circadian clock-controlled protein daywake-like isoform X2, with product MPLKLIIVTCVLYHSSVAEHYKTKRLPEIGLEPLDPLKIPKIRILQGDGPVNVNAALDNVTVTGFGQTDVLLSQVDGKTYDFYTRVRVPNIRIEGTYDLKGKILLIPLVGRGRCWFEPTNMTIDIVSDVKTYDKDGFVFFNVTAAHVKYNIGGMSLRMNNLFDGIKSLEDSTNSYLNANWRPVSESLRPILTKTIEDILLEFMQHLFHNLPGNFMIGDVKNNVVNKKPDKKH
- the LOC134649437 gene encoding circadian clock-controlled protein daywake-like isoform X1 produces the protein MPLKLIIVTCVLYHSSVAEHYKTKPDFVKTCFKSDPDFDDCSKTAVQQLFNALGPGLPEIGLEPLDPLKIPKIRILQGDGPVNVNAALDNVTVTGFGQTDVLLSQVDGKTYDFYTRVRVPNIRIEGTYDLKGKILLIPLVGRGRCWFEPTNMTIDIVSDVKTYDKDGFVFFNVTAAHVKYNIGGMSLRMNNLFDGIKSLEDSTNSYLNANWRPVSESLRPILTKTIEDILLEFMQHLFHNLPGNFMIGDVKNNVVNKKPDKKH